The nucleotide sequence ACAATGGCGTAGATGCGCACCAGATGGTAGACCATCACCATGGGAGCCTCCGCCCCTGTGCCGCCCGAAAGCGCGACCACCGCGTTAAAGCCGCCCGGGCTTGTGGCCAGATACGCCCCGCCCACCGAAAGCCCGCCCCAGCGCACCGCTATCCAGGTGCACAAAAGTCCCGCCATAAGGATGATGCAGGTCGAAAGCAGCATCATGGGCCATGTGTCCCGCACGGCGTCAAGCATGCCGGGGTTGTACATGTTGCCCACAATGACACCCACGCAGCCGTAAACCAAAAAGCGCACCCAGTGCGTCATGTCTGGTGCGGTGATGGAGCCGCAACTTTTAAAAATGACCACGGCAATCATGGCTCCGGTCATGGCCCCGCCGGGCAGGTGAAAGCGGTCAAAAACAAAACTTCCCGCCAGCCCCACGGCAAACAGCATTATCGTTGTACCCATGCAAATATCCTTCGCGCCGCGCCGGGCGCGGCCGCATGCTCTGTCTATCGCCGCTGCGCAGCGGCGCACCCACTGCTTACGCTTTTTTCTCCGGGCTCTCAATAAGCGCCGCCGACGCAAAATTATGGAAAAAGGGGCGTTTTTTCTGCTGTTTGACGCGCGCAAAACCTCTCGCTACTCTGCTCTGGTTACCCCTGACGTTTACCAAGAGGACACCATGCACTTTACGCCCAGCCCTTATGCGGAGACGGAATCGCGCAGCCTTGACCCCATGACCACGCGGGGGATGGTCTCCTCGCCGCACTACCTTGCCACCCAGGCAGGCGTGGACATCCTGCGCAAAGGCGGCACGGCTCTGGATGCGGCCATTGCCGTGGCCGCAGTGCTGGCCGTAGTTTATCCGCAGATGTGCAGCATCGGGGGCGACAACTTCTGGCTGGCGCACGAGGCGGCCACAGGCGCGCTGCACGGCATCAACGCCAGCGGGCGGTCGGGCGAAAAGGCCACGCTTGGATATTTTGCCCAAAAGGGCCTTGCCGCTATCCCCCTGCGTGGGCCGCTGGCGGCCTGCACTGTCCCCGGCGTAGTGTCCGGCTGGGACGCCGCCCACGCCCTCAGCCGCTTGTGGGGCAGCCAGCTTTCGCTGGCCGATCTGCTGCAGGAGGCCATAGACCTTGCTGCTGAAGGCTTTGCCGTGACGCCGTCGCTGGCTTTCTGGCTGCATGAAGACTGCAAAAAAGACAGCACGGGCTATCGCGAGCTGCAGCGCCTGCCCGGCTTTGCCCGCACCTTTTTGCCCACGGGCTCGCCTGCGCGGGCGGGCGAACGGATGCGCCTGCCCGACCTTGCCGCCACGCTGAGCCTGATTGCGCAGGAAGGCCCCCGCTCGTTTTACGAGGGCGACCTGGCCCAGCGCATGACCAGCTGGCTGCAGGCCAACGGCGGTCTGCTGACGGCAAGGGACTTTGCCGAGCACCAGGCCGAGACCGTCGAGCCGCTGCGGGTACGCTACCGAGGCCTTGAGGCGTGCAACCTGCCCCCCAATACGCAGGGCGTGGCCTCCCTGTCCATACTCAACATCCTTGAACATATGGATGTAGCCAGCCTTGGCGAGGGCAGCGCCGACCATATCCATGCCGTTGTCGAAGCCACCAAGCTGGCCTTTGCCGAGCGCGACGCCCACGTCACTGATCCCGATTTTGCCGAGATACCTGTCGAATATATGCTGTCGCCCGCGCACGGACGCGATCTGGCAGGCCGCATCGACATGCGCCGCGCGCTTGCCCCCAACGCCCCGCTGGAGCCAAAGGGCGACACCTGCTGGTTTGGCGTTGTGGATGCCGTGGGCAACGCTGTTTCGGCCATCCAGAGCATATTTCACGACTTTGGCGCGGGCATTGTAGCCGGGGATACGGGCGTATTGCTGCAGAACAGGGGCAGCTTTTTTTCGCTGGATGCCGGGCACATCAACGCGCTGGCCCCGCTCAAGCGAACCATGCATACGCTTAACCCGCCCATGCTGCGCAAGGACGGCAAGCCATGGCTTGTCTACGGCACCATGGGCGGCGAGGGACAACCCCAGACCCAGGCCGCCATTGTGACCCGCATGGTCGACTTTGGCCTCAGCCCGCACGATGCGGTTGCCGCGCCCCGCTGGCTGTACGGGCGCAGCTGGGGCCTGCCTGCCAACAACCTGCGCATCGAGGGCCGCTTTGCCCCCCAGGTGGCCGCAAGCCTGCGCCAAAGGGGGCATGACGTGCAACTTACAGGGGGATATAGCGACCTTATGGGGCATGCAGGAGCCATTTTGCGCGACCAGGGCACGGGTGTGCTGTATGGCGCAACCGACCCGCGCAGCGACGGCCTGGCCGCTGGTTATTAACACCGCAACCCACTGCCGCGCCTGCAAAACACCGTGAGGCATTTTGTGTAGCCATTGGTGTAAAATCGTGGTTATATACAGCAGGTTTTTTTGCTGGCAGGCCTCGCCCGTGCCCGCACCTGCGCCGCTGCAAAGGCGAAGTTTCTCTTTTTGTCATTCTGGGGCTTTCACCCAATACAAAAAATACAAATTCGTAGAAAATAAAAATGCTCACGAATACAGAGTGTTAATACATTTTTTTACAGCAAACAGAGCCTTGCCCGCCGCCTCCGACCAATAAATCTACAGAACAGTATATTCTGTGGAAAATTATTTTTTTGCCTTTTTAATCAGGTAGTTGTAAACATTTTTTACCTGCATGCCGTCGACTGGCTGCTGACCGTGACTGCAAAAAGATTTATTTTTTGTTGTCGTCACGTTGAACCTTTTACAATAAAGTCTTTATTTTCAGCATCTTGATTGCGCTGTGAGGCGGGCGTTGCAGACCTGCCCGTCCACGTGGTATCATATTTGACTAACGATACCGCATATGCGACAAGGTTCATGCTCTGACAACCAATTTGCTTTTCACTAAGTTGTAGAGATTATAGCTCTTAAAGCTACCAAAACGTATTTTTTACGGTCGGCAACTTTTTAAATAGTTAGTTTTTACTGATAGTTAGCAAAAAGGAATACTTCTTGCTTAATCTTGACTTACCGTAATTTGGTACACCCCTGTAACTGCACATAAAACTCGGGAGGCCTTCATGAATTTGCTGAAAGTAGCGTCAGTCTGCGCCCTGTCTCTCTTTGTGGGGCAAGCGGCCATGGCCGCGGAAGCTCCGATTAAAATCGGGTTCCCCATCCCGCTCACCGGTGAAATCCCCAAAGTGGGCGAAGGATCCAAGTACGCGGCTGAGATGCTCAAGGAAGAGATCAACGCCAAGGGCGGGCTGAAAGTGGGCGACAAAATGTACCCGCTTGAATTTATTTATGAAGACAATGAATCCAAACCCGAATCGGCCGTTAACGTTACCCTCAAGCTTATCGAGCGCGACAAGGTTATGGCCATTGTAGGCCCCCAGTCTTCGCGTCAGGCGGTGCCTGCGGGCGCTGTCGCCAATGACGAACAGGTTCCCATGATCACCCCCTGGTCCACCAACCCCGACGCCACCAAGGACCGCCCCTGGGTATTCCGCGGGGCCTTCCTTGACCCCTTCCAGGCTCCTGTGGCCGTGGACTTTACCACCAAAAAGTTCAACGCCAAAAAAGCCGCCGTACTCTTTGAAGTTTCCAACGACTACTCCAAGGGACTTGCCGACAACTTCAAGGAATCCTTTGAAAAAACTCACGGCAAGGGTTCTGTTGTGGCCATGGAATCGCACGGCCCCAAGGATCAGGATTTCTCTGCCCAGCTTACCAAAATCATCGCGGCCAAGCCCGACTTTATCTTTGTGCCTGAAAACTACAGCTTTGCGGCCCTTATCGTGCCGCAGGCCCGCGACCTTGGCTACAAGGGCCCCTTCATGGGTTCTGACGCCTGGGGTTCCGCCGAACTGTTCAACCTTTGCGGCAAAGACTGTGTAAACCAGTTCTTCTCCACCCACTACACCGCTGAAGGCGCCACCGGCAAGACCAAGGAATTCATCGACAAGTACAAGGCCAAGTACGGCTACGTGCCTGACGACGTTGCCGCCCTGACCTGGGACTCCATCAACATCGTGCTTCAGGCCATCCAGAAAAACGGCAAGATCGACCCCGACCTCAAAAAGGAACGCAAGATCATCCGCGACAACATGGCTGGCATGGAAAAGTTTGACGGCATCACCGGCAGCATGAAGTTTGACGAAAACCGCGACCCCATCAAGTGCGCCGTTATCGTGCGCGTGACGGAAACCGGCGCATTCGCCTTTGTTGAATCCGTCTGCCCCAAATAGCAGACTACAGGCTCTGCCGCGCGGCCCAACCCACAGGGGGCCGCGCGGCGGCATGCTGTTTTGACGTTTTGCAGCATGCGCTGCGTTGGCTGGCGTGTTTTGCCTCCGATCAGCCAGCCCCTGCAAATCAGTAATGGTTTTTTACGCGGCTTTGGCATATAAGCACGAGCTGCAATGTCTCGCCTGCCGCAAAGGCTGCCCGCCGGCAAGCTGCCGGGGGCATGAACAACGATTTTTTTTGCAGATCGCTTCGGCCCCGCTTGAGCCAAACATGCTCGCGACCGTACGTTTTTTGCTTTATCACCGCCCAATGGGCGGGAACGACGCCGACTGACACAGACTACGCACACTGTAACCGCCAGCTTTTGGGTAGCCCTATGGACTTTTTGCTGCAACAGACCCTCAACGCCTTGCAATGGGGCAGCTTTTACGCCCTCATCGCTCTGGGCTACACCTTGGTTTACGGGGTGTTGCGCCTCATCAACTTTGCCCACGGCGATATTTTTATGGTCGGGGCCTACATCTCCTTTTTTGTCGCCACGTACCTCTTATCTTCCGACGGGCTGGGCCTTTCGCCGCAAAACACGCTGTGGCTGACCATCGTGCTGACCATGGTGCTTACGGCGCTTGTAGGCGTGACGCTTGAGCGCATCGCCTACCGCCCCTTGCGCCGCAAGGGCGCGCACAGGCTGTACGTGGTTATTACCGCCCTGATGTGCGGCCTTATCCTCGAAAACGGCAACCTGGCGCTGCTGGGCGCAACCAAGCGCAAGTTGCCCGAGCTCATCGACAAAACGGTGTATTCCATCGGGCCGCTGGTGATAACCAACCTTAAGGTTTGGGTTATCGTGGCGGCCGTGCTGGTGTTTCTGTTCTTGCAGATCATGGTCACGCGCACCAAGGTCGGCATGGCCATGCGCGCCGTGTCGTGGGACCGCTTTGCCCTGCCGCTCATGGGCATTCCGCTTGACAGCGTCATTGTGGTCACCTTTGTGCTGGGGTCGGGCATCGCCGGTCTTGGCGGCATGCTGTTTGCCATGTGCTACCCCAACCTTGAGCCGTACATGGGCGCCATGATCGGCTGGAAGGCCTTTATCGCGGCGGTTGTGGGCGGCATCGGCGACATACGCGGCGCATTTGTGGGCGGCTTTTTGCTGGCCTTTGTCGAAATCATGGTGGTAGCCTTTTTGCCGTCCACCTACATGGATCTGTTTTCATTTACCATTCTGCTGCTCATCCTGTGGGTGCGGCCCACGGGCATTTTCGGCATGCCGCAAACGACCAAAATCTAGCCGGAGTGTCTGATGCTGCCTCTTTTTGTTCAAACGGTTCTTGTCATTCTGGGTGTGCTCTGCATCGGCTATGCCATTAAGCGCGTCATCAAGCAGAAAAAAATAGACTGTCTTGTGTTTCTGCTTGGCGGACTTGTGCTCATCTTTGCCGAATACTTTGCGTGGATCGACGGCTACTGGCTGTCGGTCATCAAGTTCATGGGCCTCAACATCATATTTGCCACCAGCCTGAACCTCGTGAACGGCTACATGGGCGAATTTTCATGTGGGCACGCGGGCTTTATGTGCGTGGGCGCATACGTGGGCGGGTTTATTTCCATCATTCTGTTTACCAAAAACAAAATGCTGGGCGCGCCTCTGCTGCCGCCCGAGCTTGCTCCGCTGCTGTTTCCCTTTGTCCTCGCTGTTGCGGGCGGGGTGGCGGCGCTGTTTGGTCTGCTGGTGGCCCTGCCCTCGTTCAAGACGCGCGACGACTACCTGGCCATCATTACCATCGCCGCCAACTACATTATTATTTCGCTCATTATTAACATCGACTTTGTGGGCGGCCCGCGCGGCCTCACGGGCATGCGCGGCGTTGTACGCGCCATGGAGGGCGTGGCAGACATACCCTGGATGATGATCTGGACACTGCTGGGCGTGATGGTCACAACCATGATGCTGTACCGGCTGGTCAACAGCACCCTGGGCAAGGGCATACCCGCCGTATGTCAGAACGAAGTGGCCGCGGAGATCATGAGCGTCAACACCAAGAAGGTAAAACTTGTGGCCTTTATGGTCTCGGCGGGCATTGCGGGCGTGGCGGGCGCGCTGTACGCGCACATGTTCAGCTCCATCTACGCCAACAGCTTTGGCATCATGAAGTCCACTGAAGCCATGGTCATGGTCTATCTGGGAGGCATGGGCTCGCTCTCCGGCTCGGTGCTCGCAGCGATCATGTTTACCCTGCTCATCGAACTTTTGCGCTTTGCTCTGCCTGCCATGAACGACCTGGCGCACATGCTGCCCTTTGTGCCCAATTCATTCAATATCAGCCAGGAATGGAAGTGGGTCATCATCCCGCTTATTCTTATCCTGCTCATGCAGTTCAGACCCGAGGGCCTGCTGGGCAACCGGGAACTGACCGACGCCTTTCCCAAACTGAAACGGCTGATAAGCTTCGGCAAGCGGCCCTAGAACGGCTGCCCCAGGACGGCGCGTCCCAAATGCGCCATTGATGCAGATACAACCAGAACGAGTGGGGGCTGACCTTGGCACTGCTTGAAATGAAAGAAGTCACGCAACGCTTCGGCGGGCTGATTGCGTTAACGGATTTTTCCATCGCTGTGGACGACCACACGCTGGTGGGGCTAATCGGCCCCAACGGCGCGGGCAAAACCACGGTTTTTAATCTGGCTTCGGGCTTTTACCATGCCACAGAAGGGCAGATTATCTTTAACGGGCAGACATACGACAAGAGTCTTGAACCGCACCAGGTCACGACCATGGGCATGGCCCGCACATTTCAGAACATCCGCCTGTGGAACGACATGACCGTGCTCGACAATATCTGCGTGTCGCAATACCACAGGCTGGGCTATGGCCTGATTGACGCGTGGCTTTGCAACGAGCGCTACAGCCGCGAAGAAAAGCGTGTACGCCAAAAGGCCGCAAAGATTCTTGAAATCATGGAACTGGGCGACGTGGCCAACGAGTTTCCCAAAAACCTGCCCTACGGCCTGCAACGCCGGGTAGAGCTGGCCCGCGCCCTGTCCACCGACCCCAAGCTGCTGCTGCTCGACGAGCCCGCCGCCGGTCTGAACTCTTCAGACGTGGACGGCCTGATCAAGCACATCCGCTGGATATTTGACGAATTTAAAATCGCCATCTGGATGATCGAGCACCAGATGAAGGTGGTCATGTCGCTGTGTCAGCACATTACCGTGGTTGAATTTGGCAAAACCATTGCCAAGGGCACACCGCAGGAAATTCAGTCCAACCCCGATGTCATCAAGGCCTACTTGGGCGACGAGAACGTGTGATGCTACTGGAAGTTGAAAATCTCTACGCCGGCTATGGCAAGATTGAAGCCCTTCACGGCATTTCATTTCACGTGAACAAGGGCGAAATAGTCACCCTCATCGGGGCCAACGGCGCGGGCAAGTCCACCACGCTCAAGGCCGTCATGCGCCTTACGCCGCCGGAATCGCCCACGGTCATCAGCGGCGACATCCGCTTTAACGGCGAATCCATCCTCAAGACCGAGCCGCACCATGTTGTGGCCCGCCTCAAGATGGATCTGGTGCCCGAAGGCCGCCATATTTTTGGCAACCTCACGGTGAGCGAAAATCTCAAGCTGGCCACCTGGACCCGCAAGGACAACAATATCCAAAAAGACGTGGACAAGGTCTTTGAACTTTTTCCGCGCCTCAAGGAGCGCATGCACCAGCGCAGCGACACGCTCTCTGGCGGCGAGCAGCAGATGCTGGCCGTGGGGCGGGCGCTCATGACCAACTGCTCGGTGCTGCTGCTGGACGAACCTTCCATGGGCCTTTCGCCCCTGCTGATGTACGACATGTTCCGCACGCTCAAGCAGCTCAACAGCGACGGCCTGACCGTTGTGGTTGTGGAGCAGAACGCCCGTCTGGCCCTGCAGGTGGCAGACCGGGGCTACGTGCTCGACACCGGAGCCATTGTGGCCGAGGGCACAGCCGCGCAGCTGGCCGACACGCCGGAAATCAAGGCGGCCTACCTCGGCGCGTAACCGCCGCAGTGCCGTAACCCGCAATACCGATGCAAGGCAAAGCCCCCGTTGAAAAACGGGGGCTTTGTAGTACCTGCGAGGGCCGTATTGCTGCAGCGGCTGAGGCGCGTGGGGCTGCTTCCACGGGCAAGGAGGGGATGCCCGCGTTTTGTCCGCAATTTCACGCCAGCATTTCCCTGTCGGCAGCTATCTGGTAGCAGCTATCTGGCCTCAGTTATCTGGCCGCAGTTATCTGCCAGCTGTCACCATGGACTCGCCCATAAGCCGGGCCGCTTCCATATCTTTGGGGAACTGCGCGGCGCGGTAAACGGCTTTTTCCGATTCCGAAAACCGTTCGCACTTGTACTTGCTGTAGTCCTCGAACTGGTAGGTATTGAAGGCGTGCAGCACCTGAGGCTCCCCAAACAGACGGCCCGCAAACATTTCCATGCCCTGGAGGTTCTGGCGGTAGCCATGCTGCTGCATCTCTGCAGCGGTCACGTTCATGGTGTAGATAAAGCCCGTGGGCATGCGCTTGGGGGCCAGCGAGCTGTAATTGGCGTCGTAGACAAAGTAGGCGAACATCAGGCGCTCAAAAAAGCTGCGCAGCTTGCCCGTGATATTGCCAAAATAAATGGGGCTGCCAAAGATTACGCCGTCGGCCTGCGACAGTTTTTCCAGCACCGGAGCCAAATCGTCCTTTGCCGCGCAGTGGCCGTAACTTTTACCGCCGATTTTTTTGCAGGCAAAACAGCTCACGCAGCCATTGTAGGCAAGATCATACAGATGAATCATCTCTGTTTCCACGGGTTCGCCGCAGGGGGCGGCGGCTGCGCCGTCCAGCGCCGCCTGCAACAGCTGCGCGGTATTGTGCTTCTTTCTGGGACCGCCGTTTATGGCAAAAATTTTCATTGTATTCTCCTTGAGTAGGGTTGGTGGCAGTGGGAACCTCTTGACCACCATGTATACCTGCTATAAAAATATTTTCGCAAGTACGCATATTTTTCTTCCCTACTTTTTTTGCGAGCGCCCCATGACAAAATCCCCCGCCTGCGCATCCAGCGGTCTGTACGACGACAAAAGCCAGTGCCCCATACTGCATGTTTTCAAACGCATAGGCGGCAAGTGGAAGCTGCCCATACTGTGGCATCTGGCAGACCGGGAAACCGTGCGCTACAACGAGCTCAAACGCAGCGTGCGGGGCGTCACCAACATGATGCTGACCAAGTGCCTGCGCGAGCTTGAAGACTACGGGCTTGTGCACCGCAGGCAGTACAACGAGGTTCCCCCACGGGTGGAATACTCCCTCTCCGAGCGCGGCAAAAAGCTGCTCCCGGCACTGGAAGCGCTTTACGCCTGGGGCCGGGAGCAGCTGGATTTTGAAAAAAAAGCGGGAAATGAGGACGCCACGGGCTGCGACAGCCGGCCGCCTGACCGGCTGTTGCCTGACCGGGCTGCTGTCTGACCGGGCTGTGACCGGTCAACGGGCTGACGGACCGGAATCCTGCTCTGCGGACAGAGCTGCAGCCAGAGCTGCAGCCTGGGCTGCAGCTGGGGGTGTAGCCTGACAAGGGGGCATGGCGTCTGGCTCCCGTTGCCCGGAGCTGCGCCTGTTTTCGGCCACGATGCCGCTGATGATCAGCACCCCGCCCAGCAGTGTGGCCAGGGTCATCCGCTCGTCCAGCAAGGCCGCGCCAAACAGCACCGCCGCCAGCGGATTAAGAGCGATAAAAACCCCCGCGCGGGCCACGCCGATCTTTTGTATGCCGTCGTAATACCAGATATAGGCCACGGCAGACCCCACAATACCCAGATAGAGCAGGCTGGATACCTCCCAGGCGCTGAAGCGCAGCACGGCGTCGACATCGAGCACGCCAGAGGCGGCGGCATAGGCCACAAGCATGACGGTTCCCGCATAGATGGAATAGGTCACCGTGTGCAGCGGCCCCAGCTGGCGCACCACTGACTTGCAAAATACGCTGTAGGCGCTCCAGCTCAGCACGCAGCCGCCAATAAGCGCCTCGCCGACCCAGCCGGGCGCGCCCGTAGCGCTCCCCGCGCGCTGCGGATCGCCCCCGCCCACCACCAGCGCCACGCCGCAAAAGCACAGCGCGATGCCCAGCACCTTGAGGGACGTCACGTGCTCCCGGTAAAACAGGTAGGCGATAAGCGTCATCACTGCCGGGTTGAGCGCCACAATCAGGGCCGCCCGCGAGGCGCTGATGTGCTGCAGCCCGCTGAAAAAGAAAAAGCTGTACGAAAATATGCCGCAAAAGCCCAACAGGCTTACCACCAGCGCCTGTCTGGCCGTCACCCGCCTGAACCCCTTGCCCGAAATAACAAGGAACAGACTCAGCGCCGCCGAGGCCAGCAAAAAACGCAGACAGGCCGAAAACATGGGCGCAACCCCGGCCAGGCTTCTGCCCGCGAT is from Desulfovibrio desulfuricans and encodes:
- a CDS encoding branched-chain amino acid ABC transporter permease, with translation MDFLLQQTLNALQWGSFYALIALGYTLVYGVLRLINFAHGDIFMVGAYISFFVATYLLSSDGLGLSPQNTLWLTIVLTMVLTALVGVTLERIAYRPLRRKGAHRLYVVITALMCGLILENGNLALLGATKRKLPELIDKTVYSIGPLVITNLKVWVIVAAVLVFLFLQIMVTRTKVGMAMRAVSWDRFALPLMGIPLDSVIVVTFVLGSGIAGLGGMLFAMCYPNLEPYMGAMIGWKAFIAAVVGGIGDIRGAFVGGFLLAFVEIMVVAFLPSTYMDLFSFTILLLILWVRPTGIFGMPQTTKI
- a CDS encoding ABC transporter ATP-binding protein, with the translated sequence MLLEVENLYAGYGKIEALHGISFHVNKGEIVTLIGANGAGKSTTLKAVMRLTPPESPTVISGDIRFNGESILKTEPHHVVARLKMDLVPEGRHIFGNLTVSENLKLATWTRKDNNIQKDVDKVFELFPRLKERMHQRSDTLSGGEQQMLAVGRALMTNCSVLLLDEPSMGLSPLLMYDMFRTLKQLNSDGLTVVVVEQNARLALQVADRGYVLDTGAIVAEGTAAQLADTPEIKAAYLGA
- a CDS encoding DMT family transporter, with product MAMNKGGKDTAVYARLALVAVAWGGTFIAGRSLAGVAPMFSACLRFLLASAALSLFLVISGKGFRRVTARQALVVSLLGFCGIFSYSFFFFSGLQHISASRAALIVALNPAVMTLIAYLFYREHVTSLKVLGIALCFCGVALVVGGGDPQRAGSATGAPGWVGEALIGGCVLSWSAYSVFCKSVVRQLGPLHTVTYSIYAGTVMLVAYAAASGVLDVDAVLRFSAWEVSSLLYLGIVGSAVAYIWYYDGIQKIGVARAGVFIALNPLAAVLFGAALLDERMTLATLLGGVLIISGIVAENRRSSGQREPDAMPPCQATPPAAAQAAALAAALSAEQDSGPSAR
- a CDS encoding ABC transporter ATP-binding protein is translated as MALLEMKEVTQRFGGLIALTDFSIAVDDHTLVGLIGPNGAGKTTVFNLASGFYHATEGQIIFNGQTYDKSLEPHQVTTMGMARTFQNIRLWNDMTVLDNICVSQYHRLGYGLIDAWLCNERYSREEKRVRQKAAKILEIMELGDVANEFPKNLPYGLQRRVELARALSTDPKLLLLDEPAAGLNSSDVDGLIKHIRWIFDEFKIAIWMIEHQMKVVMSLCQHITVVEFGKTIAKGTPQEIQSNPDVIKAYLGDENV
- a CDS encoding AbrB family transcriptional regulator, producing the protein MGTTIMLFAVGLAGSFVFDRFHLPGGAMTGAMIAVVIFKSCGSITAPDMTHWVRFLVYGCVGVIVGNMYNPGMLDAVRDTWPMMLLSTCIILMAGLLCTWIAVRWGGLSVGGAYLATSPGGFNAVVALSGGTGAEAPMVMVYHLVRIYAIVLLSPFVAKMLESFVK
- a CDS encoding branched-chain amino acid ABC transporter permease — encoded protein: MLPLFVQTVLVILGVLCIGYAIKRVIKQKKIDCLVFLLGGLVLIFAEYFAWIDGYWLSVIKFMGLNIIFATSLNLVNGYMGEFSCGHAGFMCVGAYVGGFISIILFTKNKMLGAPLLPPELAPLLFPFVLAVAGGVAALFGLLVALPSFKTRDDYLAIITIAANYIIISLIINIDFVGGPRGLTGMRGVVRAMEGVADIPWMMIWTLLGVMVTTMMLYRLVNSTLGKGIPAVCQNEVAAEIMSVNTKKVKLVAFMVSAGIAGVAGALYAHMFSSIYANSFGIMKSTEAMVMVYLGGMGSLSGSVLAAIMFTLLIELLRFALPAMNDLAHMLPFVPNSFNISQEWKWVIIPLILILLMQFRPEGLLGNRELTDAFPKLKRLISFGKRP
- a CDS encoding winged helix-turn-helix transcriptional regulator codes for the protein MTKSPACASSGLYDDKSQCPILHVFKRIGGKWKLPILWHLADRETVRYNELKRSVRGVTNMMLTKCLRELEDYGLVHRRQYNEVPPRVEYSLSERGKKLLPALEALYAWGREQLDFEKKAGNEDATGCDSRPPDRLLPDRAAV
- a CDS encoding flavodoxin family protein — protein: MKIFAINGGPRKKHNTAQLLQAALDGAAAAPCGEPVETEMIHLYDLAYNGCVSCFACKKIGGKSYGHCAAKDDLAPVLEKLSQADGVIFGSPIYFGNITGKLRSFFERLMFAYFVYDANYSSLAPKRMPTGFIYTMNVTAAEMQQHGYRQNLQGMEMFAGRLFGEPQVLHAFNTYQFEDYSKYKCERFSESEKAVYRAAQFPKDMEAARLMGESMVTAGR
- a CDS encoding ABC transporter substrate-binding protein codes for the protein MNLLKVASVCALSLFVGQAAMAAEAPIKIGFPIPLTGEIPKVGEGSKYAAEMLKEEINAKGGLKVGDKMYPLEFIYEDNESKPESAVNVTLKLIERDKVMAIVGPQSSRQAVPAGAVANDEQVPMITPWSTNPDATKDRPWVFRGAFLDPFQAPVAVDFTTKKFNAKKAAVLFEVSNDYSKGLADNFKESFEKTHGKGSVVAMESHGPKDQDFSAQLTKIIAAKPDFIFVPENYSFAALIVPQARDLGYKGPFMGSDAWGSAELFNLCGKDCVNQFFSTHYTAEGATGKTKEFIDKYKAKYGYVPDDVAALTWDSINIVLQAIQKNGKIDPDLKKERKIIRDNMAGMEKFDGITGSMKFDENRDPIKCAVIVRVTETGAFAFVESVCPK
- the ggt gene encoding gamma-glutamyltransferase, coding for MEKGAFFLLFDARKTSRYSALVTPDVYQEDTMHFTPSPYAETESRSLDPMTTRGMVSSPHYLATQAGVDILRKGGTALDAAIAVAAVLAVVYPQMCSIGGDNFWLAHEAATGALHGINASGRSGEKATLGYFAQKGLAAIPLRGPLAACTVPGVVSGWDAAHALSRLWGSQLSLADLLQEAIDLAAEGFAVTPSLAFWLHEDCKKDSTGYRELQRLPGFARTFLPTGSPARAGERMRLPDLAATLSLIAQEGPRSFYEGDLAQRMTSWLQANGGLLTARDFAEHQAETVEPLRVRYRGLEACNLPPNTQGVASLSILNILEHMDVASLGEGSADHIHAVVEATKLAFAERDAHVTDPDFAEIPVEYMLSPAHGRDLAGRIDMRRALAPNAPLEPKGDTCWFGVVDAVGNAVSAIQSIFHDFGAGIVAGDTGVLLQNRGSFFSLDAGHINALAPLKRTMHTLNPPMLRKDGKPWLVYGTMGGEGQPQTQAAIVTRMVDFGLSPHDAVAAPRWLYGRSWGLPANNLRIEGRFAPQVAASLRQRGHDVQLTGGYSDLMGHAGAILRDQGTGVLYGATDPRSDGLAAGY